The Apodemus sylvaticus chromosome 22, mApoSyl1.1, whole genome shotgun sequence genome includes a region encoding these proteins:
- the Sumf2 gene encoding inactive C-alpha-formylglycine-generating enzyme 2 isoform X2 produces the protein MRSELWLLSMGSLYPLLLLLWLLSCPRLQLGHAQDPTMVHLPGGRFLMGTDAADGRDGEGPAREVTVKPFAIDIFPVTNKDFREFVREKKYQTEAEAFGWSFVFEDFVSPELRKQGDQMPAVLWWLPVQKAFWRQPTGPGSGIREKLELPVVHVSWNDAGAYCAWRGKRLPTEEEWEFAARGGLKGQVYPWGNRFQPNRTNLWQGKFPKGDRAEDGFHGLSPVNAFPPQNNYGLYDLMGNVWEWTASTYQTAGQDMRVLRGASWIDTADGSANHRARVTTRSSLHSKS, from the exons ATGCGCTCTGAGCTCTGGCTCCTCAGCATGGGTTCCCTGTACCCTCTCCTGTTGCTGCTGTGGCTCCTGTCCTGTCCCCGGCTTCAGCTAG GACATGCCCAGGATCCTACCATGGTGCATCTGCCAGGTGGCCGATTTCTGATGGGGACAGATGCTGCAGATGGCAGAGATGGTGAAGGGCCTGCCCGGGAAGTGACAGTAAAACCCTTTGCCATTGACATATTTCCCGTCACCAATAAAGACTTCAG ggAGTTTGTCAGGGAGAAAAAGTACCAGACAGAAGCCGAGGCGTTTGGGTGGAGCTTCGTCTTTGAGGATTTCGTCTCCCCTGAGCTCAGGAAGCAAGGAGATCAGATGCCG GCTGTCCTCTGGTGGCTACCAGTGCAAAAGGCATTTTGGAGGCAG CCTACAGGTCCCGGCTCTGGCATCCGAGAGAAACTGGAGCTTCCGGTGGTCCACGTGAGCTGGAACGACGCTGGTGCTTACTGCGCATGGCGGGGGAAACGCTTGCCCACGGAAGAGGAGTGGGAGTTTGCAGCCCGAGGGGGCTTGAAGG GTCAGGTTTATCCATGGGGGAACCGGTTCCAGCCAAACCGCACCAACTTGTGGCAG GGAAAGTTCCCCAAGGGTGACAGAGCTGAAGACGGTTTTCATGGACTGTCACCAGTGAACGCTTTCCCCCCACAGAACAACTATG GACTCTATGACCTCATGGGCAATGTGTGGGAATGGACAGCGTCCACCTACCAAACTGCCGGCCAAGACATGCGAGTCCTCCGCGGGGCATCATGGATCGACACCGCAGACGGCTCTGCTAATCACCGGGCTCGGGTCACCACCAG ATCCAGCCTCCACTCAAAGTCATAA
- the Sumf2 gene encoding inactive C-alpha-formylglycine-generating enzyme 2 isoform X1, producing MRSELWLLSMGSLYPLLLLLWLLSCPRLQLGHAQDPTMVHLPGGRFLMGTDAADGRDGEGPAREVTVKPFAIDIFPVTNKDFREFVREKKYQTEAEAFGWSFVFEDFVSPELRKQGDQMPAVLWWLPVQKAFWRQPTGPGSGIREKLELPVVHVSWNDAGAYCAWRGKRLPTEEEWEFAARGGLKGQVYPWGNRFQPNRTNLWQGKFPKGDRAEDGFHGLSPVNAFPPQNNYGLYDLMGNVWEWTASTYQTAGQDMRVLRGASWIDTADGSANHRARVTTRMGNTPDSASDNLGFRCASGAGQLKEDL from the exons ATGCGCTCTGAGCTCTGGCTCCTCAGCATGGGTTCCCTGTACCCTCTCCTGTTGCTGCTGTGGCTCCTGTCCTGTCCCCGGCTTCAGCTAG GACATGCCCAGGATCCTACCATGGTGCATCTGCCAGGTGGCCGATTTCTGATGGGGACAGATGCTGCAGATGGCAGAGATGGTGAAGGGCCTGCCCGGGAAGTGACAGTAAAACCCTTTGCCATTGACATATTTCCCGTCACCAATAAAGACTTCAG ggAGTTTGTCAGGGAGAAAAAGTACCAGACAGAAGCCGAGGCGTTTGGGTGGAGCTTCGTCTTTGAGGATTTCGTCTCCCCTGAGCTCAGGAAGCAAGGAGATCAGATGCCG GCTGTCCTCTGGTGGCTACCAGTGCAAAAGGCATTTTGGAGGCAG CCTACAGGTCCCGGCTCTGGCATCCGAGAGAAACTGGAGCTTCCGGTGGTCCACGTGAGCTGGAACGACGCTGGTGCTTACTGCGCATGGCGGGGGAAACGCTTGCCCACGGAAGAGGAGTGGGAGTTTGCAGCCCGAGGGGGCTTGAAGG GTCAGGTTTATCCATGGGGGAACCGGTTCCAGCCAAACCGCACCAACTTGTGGCAG GGAAAGTTCCCCAAGGGTGACAGAGCTGAAGACGGTTTTCATGGACTGTCACCAGTGAACGCTTTCCCCCCACAGAACAACTATG GACTCTATGACCTCATGGGCAATGTGTGGGAATGGACAGCGTCCACCTACCAAACTGCCGGCCAAGACATGCGAGTCCTCCGCGGGGCATCATGGATCGACACCGCAGACGGCTCTGCTAATCACCGGGCTCGGGTCACCACCAG